In Lacerta agilis isolate rLacAgi1 chromosome 1, rLacAgi1.pri, whole genome shotgun sequence, the following proteins share a genomic window:
- the LOC117061494 gene encoding serine/threonine-protein kinase Sgk1-like has product MTVKAEASGSTLTYSKMRGMVAILIAFMKQRRMGLNDFIQKIATNSYACKHPEVQSILKISQPQEPELMNANPSPPPSPSQQINLGPSSNPHAKPSDFHFLKVIGKGSFGKVLLARHKAEEHFYAVKVLQKKAILKKKEEKHIMSERNVLLKNVKHPFLVGLHFSFQTADKLYFVLDYINGGELFYHLQRERCFLEPRARFYAAEIASALGYLHSLNIVYRDLKPENILLDSQGHIVLTDFGLCKENIEHNGTTSTFCGTPEYLAPEVLHKQPYDRTVDWWCLGAVLYEMLYGLPPFYI; this is encoded by the coding sequence ATGACGGTCAAAGCCGAAGCTTCGGGATCCACGCTAACTTACTCCAAGATGAGAGGGATGGTGGCAATACTGATCGCTTTCATGAAACAGAGACGAATGGGGCTGAATGACTTCATTCAAAAGATAGCCACCAACTCCTACGCATGCAAACACCCTGAAGTTCAATCTATTTTGAAGATCTCCCAGCCTCAAGAGCCTGAACTTATGAATGCCAATCCTTCTCCTCCACCCAGTCCATCCCAGCAGATCAACCTTGGCCCTTCTTCTAACCCACATGCTAAACCATCAGATTTCCATTTCCTGAAGGTCATTGGAAAAGGCAGCTTTGGGAAGGTTCTTCTTGCAAGGCACAAGGCAGAAGAGCACTTCTATGCAGTAAAAGTCCTCCAGAAGAAAGCAATCCTgaaaaagaaggaggagaaaCACATAATGTCAGAACGCAACGTCCTACTGAAGAACGTGAAGCACCCTTTCCTGGTGGGACTCCACTTCTCCTTCCAGACTGCAGACAAGCTGTATTTTGTCCTAGACTACATCAATGGTGGAGAGTTGTTCTACCATCTCCAGAGGGAACGTTGCTTCCTGGAGCCAAGAGCTCGTTTTTATGCTGCTGAAATCGCCAGTGCACTGGGTTACCTGCATTCACTGAATATAGTTTACCGGGACTTGAAGCCAGAGAACATTTTGCTGGATTCTCAAGGCCACATTGTCTTGACTGACTTTGGACTCTGCAAAGAGAACATAGAACACAATGGCACAACTTCCACATTTTGCGGCACTCCTGAGTACCTTGCCCCCGAAGTCCTTCACAAGCAACCCTATGACCGGACTGTTGACTGGTGGTGCCTTGGGGCCGTTTTGTACGAGATGCTTTATGGACTGCCccctttctatata